A genome region from Altererythrobacter aquiaggeris includes the following:
- a CDS encoding polysaccharide biosynthesis/export family protein, with amino-acid sequence MVLPAPSRGDLDATDRVALIGPLDTITVRVFGIPELGGQMQVDTSGRIAMPLIGAVDAGGKTSSELARDIEVALARNFIRDPDVTININSSVSQVVTVDGQVVEPGLYPVTNQMTLLRAVASARGLTEFAKQDDVVILRTVDGQRLAGLYNIGAIRRGLYADPDIYANDLIVVGDSPQRRRFRDIIGLAPLLAAPVIAILQRTTP; translated from the coding sequence ATGGTGCTTCCTGCGCCAAGCCGCGGCGACTTGGACGCAACCGACCGGGTCGCCCTGATTGGTCCGCTCGATACCATCACCGTGCGCGTTTTCGGCATTCCCGAACTGGGCGGCCAAATGCAGGTTGATACCAGCGGCCGGATCGCAATGCCGCTGATCGGGGCGGTCGATGCCGGGGGTAAGACCTCTTCCGAACTCGCGCGCGACATAGAAGTCGCACTGGCCCGGAATTTCATTCGCGATCCTGATGTGACCATCAACATCAACAGTTCGGTCAGCCAGGTTGTGACAGTGGATGGCCAAGTTGTGGAGCCAGGGCTTTATCCGGTAACTAATCAGATGACATTGCTGCGTGCGGTCGCTTCAGCCCGTGGCCTGACCGAATTCGCCAAGCAGGACGATGTCGTTATCCTCCGTACCGTCGATGGCCAGCGGCTTGCCGGCCTCTACAACATCGGCGCTATCCGCCGGGGCCTTTATGCAGATCCTGATATTTACGCCAACGATCTGATTGTAGTCGGTGACAGTCCGCAGAGGCGGCGGTTCCGCGACATTATCGGTTTGGCTCCGCTTCTGGCCGCGCCGGTCATAGCAATTTTACAGCGTACGACACCTTAA
- a CDS encoding GumC family protein, giving the protein MNILTNSREDRRFDQNSEADAPYNAPAAFEERSVLQHYMRIALRWRWVILGATIAAAALGLVATLLMTPQYTAASTIEILRESDQVTSFEGVERETSIADQEFYQTQYGLLRARSLAERVANELNLVDDPKFFEMFGAAKAGEAAFQISNGRFPAQGRAERQRIAGEVLLANISVDPTRLSRLVDIRFTSPDAAFSAAVSNAWAKNFIESNLERKLQSTSYGRDALQRQLTDYKQRLDESQRRLVGYASAQEIINLPATSAGAQERPIIADNLATLNSALSEAIADRIAAESRFRQAGSAGSTVAALDNTAINNLRQRRAELAAEYQQLMVRFEPGYPAAREIKQQISALDSAIAREETRVSGSVQAEYRQAVQRENALETKVAALKEEFLDLRRRSIQYNIFEQEVDTNQALYDGLLKRFEEIGIAGGVGVNNVAIVDLADVPQNPSSPNLILNMLIAVLGGLMIGIAMALGLEQLDESIGDPTELQRRLGLPLLGSVPKVEDETPTEALLDRKSALVDAYLAIQTNLAFTTEHGIPRAFSVTSTRPGEGKSTTALSLATILSRQGRKVILVDGDMRSPSVHQLAGVNHDRGLSNFLTGEDALEGLIFQIENLGVDAMTSGPIPPNAAELLTGNRLSQLIERLLDTYDHVVVDSPPVLGLADAPLIGSQMEGVIYAVESHGIRSTQIKTALNRLASGKVKVFGGIVTKFDARKAHLGYDYDYGYGYGRDAKTEPA; this is encoded by the coding sequence ATGAACATTCTGACAAACAGTCGCGAAGATCGACGCTTCGATCAAAATTCTGAGGCTGATGCGCCGTACAATGCGCCAGCCGCATTTGAGGAACGTTCCGTTCTGCAGCATTATATGCGTATTGCATTGCGCTGGCGCTGGGTAATTCTCGGGGCAACCATCGCCGCGGCGGCGCTAGGCCTCGTTGCCACCTTGCTGATGACCCCGCAATACACTGCCGCCTCGACGATCGAGATCCTGCGCGAGTCGGACCAGGTCACAAGCTTCGAAGGGGTCGAACGCGAAACCAGCATCGCCGATCAAGAGTTCTATCAGACCCAATATGGCCTGCTGCGCGCTCGAAGCCTCGCTGAGCGGGTAGCTAATGAATTGAATTTGGTCGACGATCCCAAATTTTTTGAAATGTTCGGCGCCGCGAAAGCTGGCGAGGCAGCCTTTCAAATAAGTAACGGTCGTTTTCCGGCGCAGGGCCGGGCAGAACGTCAGCGGATTGCAGGCGAGGTGTTGCTCGCGAACATTAGTGTCGATCCCACTCGCCTGTCGCGACTAGTGGACATCCGATTCACCAGCCCCGATGCCGCATTCTCCGCCGCCGTCTCCAATGCTTGGGCCAAAAATTTCATCGAATCCAATCTGGAACGCAAACTTCAGTCGACCTCTTACGGACGCGACGCTCTTCAGCGGCAGTTGACCGATTACAAGCAGCGGCTCGACGAATCTCAGCGGCGGTTGGTAGGCTATGCTTCTGCCCAAGAAATTATCAACCTTCCGGCCACCAGCGCAGGCGCTCAGGAGCGTCCGATCATTGCGGACAACCTCGCTACGCTCAATTCGGCACTAAGCGAGGCAATTGCCGACCGCATCGCTGCGGAATCTCGCTTCCGGCAGGCAGGCAGCGCTGGCAGCACCGTTGCAGCCCTCGACAACACTGCGATCAACAATTTGCGTCAGCGGCGGGCCGAATTGGCTGCAGAATATCAGCAACTTATGGTCCGCTTTGAACCGGGTTATCCTGCAGCGCGGGAAATCAAACAGCAAATCAGTGCGCTGGATAGCGCGATTGCGCGCGAGGAAACGCGCGTTTCAGGCTCGGTGCAAGCTGAATATCGCCAAGCGGTCCAACGTGAAAACGCGCTGGAAACAAAGGTGGCCGCTTTAAAAGAAGAATTTCTTGATCTGCGCCGGCGCTCGATTCAATATAATATTTTTGAACAAGAAGTCGACACCAACCAAGCCCTTTACGATGGGCTTCTCAAGCGGTTCGAGGAAATCGGTATCGCCGGCGGTGTCGGCGTTAACAATGTTGCTATCGTGGATCTTGCCGATGTCCCGCAAAACCCGTCGAGCCCCAACTTAATTCTCAATATGCTGATAGCCGTGCTTGGCGGTCTCATGATTGGCATTGCGATGGCGCTGGGTCTTGAGCAGCTTGACGAATCCATCGGTGACCCGACCGAATTGCAGCGCCGGCTCGGCCTGCCATTGCTGGGGTCGGTTCCAAAGGTGGAGGACGAGACCCCTACGGAAGCCCTGCTCGATAGAAAGTCTGCCCTTGTCGATGCTTATCTGGCGATCCAGACTAATCTCGCCTTTACAACCGAACATGGCATCCCGCGCGCATTTTCGGTGACCTCTACCCGTCCCGGCGAAGGCAAGTCCACGACCGCGCTGTCACTCGCCACGATCCTGTCGCGCCAAGGGCGCAAGGTCATTTTGGTGGACGGCGACATGCGCTCGCCATCGGTTCACCAGCTTGCCGGCGTCAACCATGATCGCGGACTGAGTAATTTTCTCACTGGCGAAGACGCACTGGAAGGGCTCATTTTCCAAATCGAGAATTTGGGTGTCGATGCCATGACATCCGGTCCAATACCGCCCAACGCGGCCGAACTCCTTACCGGAAATCGCCTTTCCCAGTTAATCGAACGACTGCTGGACACTTACGATCACGTCGTGGTTGACAGCCCGCCGGTGCTTGGTCTCGCCGATGCGCCATTGATCGGTTCACAAATGGAAGGCGTCATTTATGCGGTCGAATCACATGGAATTCGCTCCACACAAATAAAGACCGCGCTCAATCGGCTGGCGAGTGGCAAGGTTAAGGTCTTCGGGGGAATCGTCACCAAATTCGACGCCCGCAAGGCGCATCTCGGCTATGATTATGATTATGGTTATGGTTACGGGCGAGACGCGAAAACCGAGCCGGCCTAA